A genome region from Cucumis sativus cultivar 9930 chromosome 4, Cucumber_9930_V3, whole genome shotgun sequence includes the following:
- the LOC101204834 gene encoding GTP-binding protein At3g49725, chloroplastic, which yields MLRIISLSQPRVSPLAHYVNTVCSASTSCLLPSNSPSSKLLHSRILILSSPFSHSSKHKKEDSDDLSLFNRDLTAPPKLFVVQPRLRPYTFLQAKLNEALCLANSLEEQRDGYFHIDFFDKDVPPYVVVQNPSVRGARADTYFGPGTVDTIKCHLNAAESKSEVDAIFVNATLSGSQQRNLEWAWNKPVLDRVGLIIEIFNAHAYTKEAKLQAELAALMYKKSRLVRVRGLDGRYAFGARGEAEVVSARGRGSGGRGFISGAGETELQLQRRRILERRNHLYSQIEEVRRTRSLQRASRKRHGGSNGQHLATVAVVGYTNAGKSTLVSALSDNDLYSDSRLFATVDPRLRSVFLPSGRKVVLSDTVGFISDLPVQLVEAFHATLEEVVEADLLVHVVDCTAPNLDEHRSTVLQVLQQIGVSKMKLQDMVEVWNKIDYHQEGESIDDSCDDDNGEAANSSGEDSNEGKLSSAGTNNIVEMEKGDITIKQATEEHLGNRMEGQESDCCDDWLQDDDEDQNPWADKGQGMGEDVQASLDQSGPHVRISARLGVGLGELLQLIDNKLKVQDEKLQAQNVLERNVFDRKWRPSQMESD from the exons ATGTTGAGAATCATCTCTCTATCGCAACCTCGTGTCAGCCCTCTCGCCCATTACGTAAACACTGTATGTTCCGCCTCAACAAGCTGTCTACTGCCATCTAATTCTCCTTCCTCCAAGCTGTTGCATTCTCGGATTTTGATTCTCTCTTCTCCGTTCTCCCACTCGTCCAAACACAAGAAGGAAGATAGCGACGacctttctcttttcaatagaGACCTAACAGCTCCGCCGAAACTCTTCGTTGTTCAACCTCGTCTTCGTCCTTATACATTTCTGCAAGCGAAGCTAAACGAGGCTTTGTGCCTTGCAAATTCTCTAGAAGAACAACGAGATGGCTATTTTCATATTGATTTTTTCGACAAGGATGTACCCCCTTACGTCGTAGTTCAAAATCCTTCTGTAAGAGGGGCTCGCGCTG ATACATATTTTGGACCAGGGACTGTGGACACCATCAAATGCCATTTGAATGCGGCAGAATCGAAG AGTGAAGTCgatgctatttttgtaaatgccACTCTCTCTGGTAGTCAGCAAAGGAATTTGGAG TGGGCGTGGAATAAACCTGTATTGGATCGCGTGGGTCTCATAATAGAGATATTCAATGCTCATGCCTACACGAAGGAGGCAAAGTTACAG gCTGAACTGGCTGCTTTaatgtataaaaaatcaaGACTCGTTCGTGTACGTGGCCTTGATGGACGTTATGCATTTGGTGCTAGGGGAGAAGCTGAAGTTGTTAGTGCCAGAGG GAGAGGGAGTGGGGGGCGTGGCTTTATAAGTGGTGCAGGAGAGACTGAACTTCAACTCCAGCGGCGAAG AATTTTGGAACGAAGAAATCATCTTTATTCCCAAATTGAAGAGGTCCGCCGTACACGTTCTTTGCAGCGTGCTTCTCGAAAGAGGCATGGAGGTTCAAATGGCCAACATTTAGCTACAGTTGCTGTTGTTGGGTACACTAATGCT GGGAAGTCAACACTAGTCAGTGCACTCTCAGACAATGATCTCTATAGTGATTCTAG ATTGTTTGCAACTGTCGATCCCAGATTAAGAAgtgtttttcttccttctgG GAGAAAAGTAGTCCTAAGTGATACGGTGGGATTTATTTCAGATTTGCCTGTGCAG TTGGTCGAAGCATTTCATGCAACTTTAGAAGAAGTTGTTGAAGCAGACTTGTTAGTG CATGTGGTGGATTGCACTGCTCCCAACCTTGATGAGCACCGATCAACTGTTTTGCAAGTACTTCAGCAAATAGGAGTTTCTAAAATGAAGCTTCAAGATATGGTTGAGGTTTGGAACAAG ATTGATTATCACCAAGAAGGCGAAAGTATAGATGATTCTTGTGATGATGATAATGGTGAGGCTGCTAATTCGTCGGGAGAAGATAGTAATGAAGGAAAGCTGTCATCTGCTGGAACTAACAATATTGTTGAAATGGAAAAGGGTGATATTACAATAAAGCAAGCAACTGAAGAACATCTTGGAAATAGGATGGAGGGACAAGAGAGTGATTGTTGTGATGACTGGTTGCAAGATGATGATGAGGATCAAAACCCTTGGGCTGATAAAGGCCAGGGAATGGGAGAAGATGTACAGGCTTCATTAGATCAATCTGGTCCACATGTCAGAATATCAGCTAGGTTAGGGGTTGGTTTGGGAGAGTTACTACAACTCATAGATAACAAACTGAAGGTTCAGGATGAGAAACTGCAAGCTCAAAACGTTTTAGAGAGGAATGTTTTTGATCGTAAATGGAGGCCATCTCAGATGGAGTCTGATTAA